Proteins encoded together in one Thermococcus gammatolerans EJ3 window:
- a CDS encoding SDR family oxidoreductase produces the protein MGVIVTASSRGIGFNVARELLKRNARVVISSRNEENLRKALDELLSYGEVYSVEANLFDQKNLENLVKESWELLGGVDALVWNAGNVRCEPCLLHEATYLDWIEASALHTVAPGYLTTLLIREWLERKRKGVLVYLNSVSIKEPMPPLVLADVTRAGLVQLAKSVSRTYGSKGIRAYSVLLGSFDTPGARENLKAVAEARGKSFEETWEREVLSRTPLRRTGRWSELGSLVAFLLSDEAEYMLGSTVVIDGAMTRSVDL, from the coding sequence ATGGGCGTAATAGTGACGGCATCCTCGCGCGGGATAGGCTTCAACGTCGCGAGGGAGCTTTTGAAGAGGAACGCGAGGGTTGTTATAAGCTCCAGAAACGAGGAGAACCTGAGAAAGGCCCTCGACGAGCTCTTGAGCTACGGCGAGGTTTACTCCGTTGAGGCCAATCTTTTTGACCAGAAGAACCTTGAGAACCTCGTGAAAGAAAGCTGGGAGCTCCTCGGGGGAGTTGACGCTCTCGTCTGGAACGCCGGAAACGTCCGCTGTGAGCCGTGCCTTCTCCACGAAGCCACTTACCTTGACTGGATTGAGGCTTCCGCTCTGCACACAGTTGCACCTGGCTACCTGACGACGCTTCTCATCAGAGAATGGCTCGAGAGGAAGCGGAAAGGCGTTCTCGTCTATCTGAACTCTGTCTCGATAAAGGAGCCCATGCCACCGCTCGTTTTAGCAGATGTAACGCGCGCCGGACTGGTTCAGCTGGCGAAGAGCGTTTCGAGAACCTACGGGAGCAAAGGAATTCGGGCCTACTCCGTTCTGCTCGGCAGCTTCGACACGCCCGGTGCGCGAGAGAACCTCAAGGCGGTTGCCGAGGCGAGGGGAAAGTCCTTCGAAGAAACCTGGGAGAGGGAAGTCCTCTCAAGAACACCCCTGCGCAGAACGGGAAGATGGAGCGAACTCGGCTCGCTCGTGGCCTTTCTGCTCAGCGATGAGGCCGAATACATGCTCGGCTCCACCGTAGTCATAGACGGCGCGATGACGAGGAGCGTTGACCTCTGA
- a CDS encoding FAD-dependent oxidoreductase has translation MKFYVCREKSGPKPFKVAIIGAGPAGLTAAGYLACRGYEVHVYDKMPEGGGMVAFAIPEVRIPIKTVREGVKDLERLGVNFHFRTKVVYDSPRELGDEWAEHFVSLERLLAEFDALLIATGAWRPRKLKVPGVDLPGVYDALKLLHHIKMARIGYYPWEKVPDLKGRHVVIIGAGYTAVDVAIESRLLGAEKVTMVYRRSLEQSYAKVEIRKLIEEGLEFIEMATPVRIIGESRAEGVEFARTRIVEGTVVTTDERFIVDADIVAYAIGQLPTSPIREVVCANEKILKEAGIFFAGDVVAPRNIGTAMREGRARAKEIEEWLTKKAPKKVFPVPVTTRLIGSVLSGKC, from the coding sequence GTGAAGTTCTACGTCTGCAGGGAGAAGAGCGGGCCAAAGCCCTTCAAGGTCGCAATCATCGGCGCAGGTCCAGCGGGGCTTACAGCGGCGGGCTACCTCGCGTGCAGGGGCTACGAGGTTCACGTCTACGACAAGATGCCAGAGGGCGGGGGGATGGTCGCCTTCGCGATTCCAGAGGTTAGAATACCGATAAAAACCGTAAGGGAAGGCGTTAAAGACCTCGAAAGGCTCGGCGTGAACTTCCACTTCAGGACGAAGGTCGTCTACGACTCCCCGCGGGAGCTCGGAGACGAGTGGGCCGAGCACTTCGTATCTCTGGAAAGGCTCCTCGCTGAGTTCGACGCCCTTCTCATTGCAACGGGCGCCTGGCGTCCGAGGAAGCTGAAGGTTCCGGGCGTTGATTTGCCGGGCGTTTACGACGCGCTTAAGTTGCTCCACCACATAAAGATGGCGAGGATAGGCTACTACCCCTGGGAGAAGGTTCCCGATTTGAAGGGCAGGCACGTCGTCATAATTGGAGCGGGCTACACTGCCGTTGACGTCGCAATTGAATCGAGACTCCTCGGCGCTGAAAAGGTCACTATGGTCTACCGCCGCTCCCTTGAGCAGAGCTACGCAAAGGTCGAAATCAGGAAGCTCATAGAGGAAGGGCTTGAGTTCATCGAGATGGCCACCCCAGTAAGAATCATCGGCGAAAGCAGGGCCGAAGGGGTTGAGTTCGCGAGGACGAGAATCGTCGAGGGAACCGTTGTGACAACGGACGAAAGGTTCATCGTTGACGCTGATATCGTCGCCTATGCCATCGGCCAGCTGCCGACGAGCCCGATTCGCGAGGTAGTCTGTGCCAACGAGAAAATCCTTAAGGAGGCAGGGATTTTCTTCGCGGGAGACGTCGTCGCGCCGAGGAACATCGGAACCGCGATGCGCGAGGGAAGGGCAAGGGCGAAGGAGATAGAGGAGTGGCTCACAAAGAAGGCGCCGAAAAAGGTCTTCCCCGTCCCCGTTACGACCAGGCTGATAGGCTCGGTCCTGAGCGGGAAGTGCTGA
- a CDS encoding deoxyhypusine synthase, with product MTEPKDIVLKESEEVEGTPIEGPWLDEVSSLEEVLDYYERIGFQATHLGKAIEIWKKVEEKRARGEEVRVFLGYTSNIISSGLREIIAWLVKEGKVDVIVTTAGGIEEDFIKALKPFILGDWNVNDALMREKGINRIGNIFVPNDRYIEFEKYMIPFFERVLEIEKERGKPLTASEFIYEMGRFMDEKLGKEKEKSVIYWAYKRNVPIFCPAITDGSIGDMLYFFKEERGDRELIIDIANDIVKLNNLAVTAKETASIILGGSLPKHAIINANLFRGGTDYAIYVTTAIPWDGSLSGAPPSEGVSWGKIRAKADYVEIWADATLVFPLLVWKVMRS from the coding sequence ATGACTGAGCCGAAGGACATAGTGCTGAAGGAGAGCGAAGAAGTTGAGGGAACTCCAATTGAGGGGCCCTGGTTGGACGAGGTTTCCAGTCTTGAGGAAGTTCTCGATTATTACGAGCGCATAGGCTTTCAGGCGACGCACCTTGGAAAGGCCATTGAAATATGGAAGAAAGTCGAGGAGAAGCGCGCTAGGGGCGAAGAGGTCCGCGTCTTCCTCGGATACACCTCCAACATAATCTCCTCGGGATTGCGAGAGATAATCGCGTGGCTGGTCAAAGAAGGCAAGGTTGATGTCATCGTAACTACCGCCGGCGGAATCGAGGAGGACTTCATAAAGGCCCTGAAGCCCTTTATCCTTGGCGACTGGAACGTGAACGATGCTTTAATGCGCGAGAAGGGCATAAACAGAATCGGTAACATCTTCGTGCCCAACGACCGCTACATTGAGTTCGAGAAGTACATGATTCCCTTCTTCGAGCGGGTTCTTGAGATTGAGAAGGAGCGCGGAAAGCCCTTGACGGCGAGCGAGTTCATCTACGAGATGGGCCGCTTCATGGACGAGAAGCTCGGGAAGGAGAAGGAGAAGAGCGTTATCTACTGGGCCTACAAGAGAAACGTCCCAATTTTCTGCCCGGCCATCACCGACGGCTCGATAGGTGACATGCTCTACTTCTTCAAGGAGGAGCGCGGAGATAGAGAGCTGATAATTGACATAGCCAATGACATCGTGAAGCTCAACAACTTAGCGGTTACCGCCAAGGAGACCGCCTCGATAATTCTCGGCGGCTCTCTGCCGAAGCACGCGATAATAAACGCCAACCTCTTCAGGGGCGGAACCGATTACGCGATTTACGTGACCACCGCAATCCCCTGGGACGGCTCGCTCAGCGGTGCACCTCCGAGTGAAGGTGTAAGCTGGGGCAAGATAAGGGCGAAGGCTGACTACGTAGAAATCTGGGCCGACGCGACGCTGGTCTTCCCCCTGCTGGTGTGGAAGGTTATGAGGAGCTGA
- a CDS encoding FAD-binding oxidoreductase has translation MTLTFDEVLKRPKRGSVDEAIAELKNLLGDKVSTKPADLFSYSHDYWLITFHWLLKGKVPALPDAVVFPESEEDVVNAVRVAHEKGVPLYPYGGGSGVLGGTVPEYGGIVVDLKRLRDLRLYEDDLMVEAGAGVNGYYIEEYLNRRGYTLGHFPQSLYPSTVGGWVATKAIGQFSTRYGGIEDMVLGLRAVIPPGKLIELKPHPRTATGPDLRKLFVGSEGIFGIVTRVWLKVRPYPEERFLLSFASESLEEALDSVRRILHRGARPAVVRIYDRVETKRHFYKFEELYGKIGTVIIVEGDSRLARAEKEIVEREFKGVPAGEEPVRHWLETRFNVKEISEFAPIGVVIDTIEVAVNWSRAAELYENVIRAMKSVKGTLMASAHASHFYDQGVCFYFTFAGVPPRGRSAGEFYNAVWDAAMRATLDSGGTISHHHGIGRHRRGWLAEELGDAYEVLRKVKLAIDEKDVMNPGNMVM, from the coding sequence TTGACGCTGACGTTTGATGAAGTCCTTAAGCGCCCCAAAAGGGGCAGCGTTGATGAAGCCATCGCCGAACTCAAAAATCTTCTTGGGGACAAGGTTTCGACCAAGCCGGCTGACCTCTTTTCGTACAGCCACGACTACTGGCTCATAACCTTCCACTGGTTGCTGAAGGGTAAAGTTCCAGCGCTTCCTGATGCGGTGGTGTTTCCGGAGAGCGAGGAGGACGTTGTGAACGCAGTTAGGGTGGCTCACGAAAAGGGCGTTCCTCTCTACCCATACGGCGGCGGCTCTGGAGTTCTGGGGGGAACAGTGCCGGAGTACGGGGGCATAGTGGTTGACCTGAAGCGCCTCAGGGATTTGCGGCTTTATGAGGATGACCTTATGGTCGAGGCCGGGGCTGGAGTCAACGGGTATTACATCGAGGAGTACCTCAACAGACGGGGCTACACACTCGGCCACTTTCCGCAGTCGCTCTATCCCTCAACGGTGGGCGGCTGGGTTGCCACCAAGGCTATAGGCCAGTTCTCGACCAGATACGGCGGCATCGAGGATATGGTGCTTGGCCTGAGGGCGGTAATTCCGCCGGGGAAGCTCATCGAGCTCAAACCACACCCAAGGACGGCAACGGGCCCGGACCTGCGGAAGCTCTTCGTTGGGAGCGAGGGAATATTCGGCATCGTGACGAGGGTGTGGCTCAAAGTTCGTCCCTACCCTGAGGAGCGCTTTCTGCTCTCCTTTGCATCGGAGAGCCTTGAGGAGGCTCTGGACTCAGTCAGGCGGATACTCCACCGCGGTGCGAGGCCGGCAGTGGTGAGGATATACGACCGGGTCGAAACGAAGAGGCACTTCTACAAATTCGAAGAGCTGTACGGAAAGATAGGGACGGTCATCATAGTCGAGGGGGACTCCAGGCTGGCAAGGGCCGAGAAAGAAATCGTCGAGAGGGAGTTCAAAGGGGTGCCTGCCGGGGAGGAACCCGTGAGGCACTGGCTGGAGACGAGGTTCAACGTGAAGGAGATATCCGAGTTCGCGCCGATCGGCGTGGTCATAGACACGATAGAGGTTGCGGTAAACTGGAGCAGGGCTGCGGAACTTTATGAGAACGTCATCAGGGCCATGAAGTCCGTGAAGGGCACGCTGATGGCTTCCGCCCACGCTTCGCACTTTTACGACCAGGGGGTCTGCTTCTACTTCACCTTTGCGGGCGTTCCCCCGAGGGGCAGAAGCGCGGGGGAGTTCTACAACGCGGTCTGGGATGCCGCAATGAGGGCCACGCTCGATAGTGGAGGCACGATAAGCCACCACCACGGGATAGGCCGTCACAGGCGGGGATGGCTCGCGGAGGAGCTGGGAGATGCCTACGAGGTGCTGAGGAAGGTTAAGCTCGCGATAGATGAGAAGGATGTTATGAACCCCGGTAACATGGTGATGTGA
- a CDS encoding (Fe-S)-binding protein yields the protein MPGKWDWLKDEIGFSNLLTGGRMIFKVVQGKLSADDLTKCALCPNMCRHACPVSIVEGRETTSPAGKARIALMIREGRLELNLDNLEPLYTCLGCDLCTLYCPFEFSVADLIRPVKEEAVSRGVVFEEFRKVFENLETSGDIYGNADSGADGSGKVLYFRGCTVRNERPELAEKTLTLLDKLGYEAFTISETCCGLPAYNLGNTELFKKVAKRTAEKLNATGAELIVTSCPSCAYTFRVLYPKYGIKLKPQVLHITELLGEVIGGLKLKGAGTVTYHNPCRLAMHLGRRGLLKSLLENVEGLEIREPRRELFCCGHGGSAVSRLKPELAKEIAAERREQLRDGAARVVTACPSCELALNGDGLEVLDIVEFLLEMMEE from the coding sequence ATGCCTGGAAAGTGGGACTGGCTCAAGGACGAAATCGGCTTCTCGAACCTTCTTACAGGCGGAAGGATGATCTTCAAGGTCGTTCAGGGGAAGCTCTCGGCGGATGACCTGACCAAGTGCGCCCTCTGTCCCAACATGTGCCGCCACGCCTGTCCAGTTTCGATAGTTGAAGGGCGCGAAACGACCTCCCCCGCGGGAAAGGCGCGGATCGCGCTCATGATACGCGAGGGACGGCTCGAACTGAACCTCGACAACCTGGAGCCCCTGTACACCTGCCTCGGCTGCGACCTGTGCACCCTCTACTGCCCGTTCGAGTTCTCGGTCGCCGACCTCATCCGGCCGGTGAAGGAAGAGGCCGTGAGTAGGGGCGTGGTGTTCGAAGAGTTCAGGAAAGTTTTTGAAAACCTCGAAACGTCGGGAGACATCTACGGGAACGCTGATTCGGGTGCGGACGGTTCGGGGAAAGTCCTCTACTTCAGAGGCTGCACCGTGAGGAACGAGAGGCCAGAACTGGCCGAAAAGACCCTGACCCTCCTCGATAAGCTCGGTTATGAAGCCTTCACCATAAGCGAGACCTGCTGCGGCCTCCCAGCGTACAACCTTGGCAATACGGAGCTGTTTAAGAAGGTCGCCAAGAGAACCGCGGAGAAGCTCAACGCAACCGGTGCAGAGCTGATAGTCACCTCGTGCCCCTCTTGTGCCTACACCTTCCGCGTTCTCTACCCCAAATACGGGATAAAGCTCAAACCTCAGGTTCTACACATAACGGAGCTCCTTGGCGAGGTCATCGGCGGTCTGAAGCTGAAGGGAGCTGGAACGGTGACCTACCACAACCCCTGCAGGCTCGCGATGCATCTCGGGCGGAGGGGGCTCCTCAAGAGCCTACTGGAGAACGTGGAAGGGCTTGAAATCAGGGAGCCGCGCAGGGAGCTCTTCTGCTGCGGTCACGGTGGGAGTGCCGTCTCAAGACTGAAGCCGGAGCTCGCCAAGGAAATTGCCGCGGAGAGGAGGGAGCAGCTCAGGGACGGCGCGGCCAGAGTCGTGACGGCCTGCCCGAGCTGTGAACTGGCACTCAACGGTGATGGTCTGGAGGTTCTCGATATAGTCGAGTTCCTGCTGGAGATGATGGAAGAATGA
- a CDS encoding FAD-dependent oxidoreductase codes for MSLESKVRKVLGRFPYEITFEIRDGVVFLDGEVEAYEEWVEIGLAVGNIKGVEGVVNRIKWKDYPEEELRRKEERRRKLYEKNKGRIIGEYDVVIIGGGVTGTAIARELSKYRLKVALLEKATDVSVGASKANNGMIHPGVAPKRGTLKAKLNVRGNAMYDELARDLGVKFKRVGSLWLITPRTLQKYRRYLPGPFYKFVSAYIFPYLVKLKGMLNGVKGIRIIRGEEIWKLEPKATREAWAAVYVPSTGILDPYDLVVALAENAIANGVEIHLETEVVGFIREGETIKGVVTNRGTFLARYVVNAAGVFADEIAELAGSREYTIHPRKGVILLFDKELEGWVNHCVTELRFPAPAHTKGGGINPTVHGNILWGPTAVEVPDKTDTSVHPEEIEEILERYREIYPDFPRHRIIRYFAGVRAPTFTEDFIIRPAKWVKNLLHVAGIQSPGLASAPAIAEYAVEQLRSMGLILEPKPDFNPHREPIPRASEMSLEELDRRIKEDPRWGNIVCTCEMVSEAEIVEAIRRGARTLDAIKRRTRLGMGTCQGGYCTLKAAEILSRELGIPISQVVKENGGRLFNGAVRGEEP; via the coding sequence ATGAGCCTCGAATCAAAGGTTCGGAAGGTCCTTGGAAGGTTTCCTTACGAAATTACCTTCGAGATCAGGGACGGCGTGGTCTTCCTCGACGGGGAAGTGGAGGCTTACGAGGAATGGGTCGAGATCGGGCTTGCAGTGGGGAACATTAAGGGCGTTGAGGGCGTGGTGAACAGGATAAAATGGAAGGACTACCCGGAGGAGGAGCTCAGGCGTAAGGAAGAGCGGAGGAGGAAGCTCTACGAGAAAAACAAGGGTAGAATTATCGGCGAGTACGACGTCGTCATAATCGGGGGCGGTGTTACCGGGACGGCGATAGCGAGGGAGCTCTCAAAGTACCGTCTGAAGGTCGCCCTCCTCGAAAAGGCCACCGACGTTTCTGTGGGGGCATCAAAGGCGAACAACGGGATGATACACCCCGGAGTGGCTCCGAAGCGCGGCACGCTCAAGGCCAAACTCAACGTCAGGGGAAACGCGATGTATGATGAGCTTGCAAGGGATTTGGGGGTCAAGTTCAAGCGCGTCGGAAGCCTCTGGCTGATAACCCCGCGGACACTCCAGAAGTACAGGAGATACCTCCCGGGCCCGTTCTACAAATTCGTCTCGGCCTACATCTTCCCGTACCTCGTGAAGCTCAAGGGCATGCTGAACGGCGTTAAGGGAATACGCATAATCAGAGGCGAGGAGATATGGAAACTGGAACCCAAGGCCACGAGGGAGGCCTGGGCCGCGGTTTACGTGCCGTCAACGGGAATACTTGACCCCTATGACCTCGTCGTGGCCCTGGCAGAAAACGCGATTGCCAACGGGGTTGAAATACACCTCGAGACAGAGGTGGTGGGCTTCATCAGGGAAGGGGAGACCATTAAGGGCGTCGTTACGAACAGGGGGACTTTTCTGGCGAGGTACGTCGTGAACGCCGCCGGCGTTTTCGCTGATGAGATAGCCGAGCTCGCCGGCTCGAGGGAGTACACCATACACCCGAGGAAGGGCGTGATCCTTCTCTTCGACAAAGAGCTTGAGGGATGGGTGAACCACTGCGTCACCGAGCTCAGGTTTCCTGCGCCGGCCCACACCAAGGGGGGTGGCATAAACCCCACCGTTCACGGAAACATCCTCTGGGGGCCGACTGCAGTGGAAGTGCCGGATAAAACCGACACGTCAGTCCATCCCGAGGAGATCGAAGAGATACTCGAGCGCTACAGGGAGATATACCCGGACTTTCCGAGGCACAGGATAATCCGCTACTTTGCCGGGGTCAGGGCGCCGACCTTCACTGAGGACTTCATAATAAGGCCCGCCAAGTGGGTGAAGAACCTCCTCCACGTCGCTGGGATACAGTCTCCCGGGCTCGCGTCAGCACCTGCGATAGCGGAGTACGCCGTCGAGCAGCTGCGCTCGATGGGACTCATTCTGGAGCCGAAGCCCGACTTCAACCCGCACAGGGAACCGATCCCTCGTGCGAGCGAGATGAGCCTTGAGGAACTCGATAGGAGGATAAAGGAAGATCCGCGCTGGGGCAACATCGTGTGCACCTGCGAGATGGTCTCGGAGGCTGAAATAGTGGAGGCGATACGCCGGGGCGCGAGAACCCTTGACGCCATCAAGAGACGTACGAGGCTTGGGATGGGGACGTGCCAGGGCGGTTACTGCACGCTGAAGGCGGCGGAGATTCTCTCAAGGGAGCTGGGAATCCCGATCTCCCAGGTCGTCAAGGAGAACGGTGGGAGGCTCTTCAACGGTGCAGTCAGGGGTGAGGAACCGTGA